The stretch of DNA ATCTAATAATAAGTTTCTTAATTCCGGATCACGATCGTAAGCATCTTTAATTTTTTGTAAGAATTGAGCACGGATGATACAGCCGCCGCGGAAAATCATTGCAATATCGCCGTAACGAAGATTCCAATCATATTCTTCTGACGCAGCGCGCATTTGAGCAAAACCTTGTGCATAAGAAACAATTTTACTCATATATAATGCTTTACGTACTGCTTCAATTAGCTCTTCTTTATTACCATCGAAGTTACGAACTTCTGGCCCAGATAGAACCTTGCTTGCCTTAATACGCTCATCCTTCATTGCTGAAATAAAGCGGGCAAATACGGATTCAGTGATGATTGGCAGCGGAACACCTAAATCAAGTGCATTTTGGCTTGTCCATTTACCTGTACCCTTTTGACCAGCAGTATCAAGGATTAAGTCAACCATCGGTTTACCTGTTTCCTCATCTACTTTTGTAAAGATATCAGCAGTAATTTCAATCAGATAGCTGTCTAGTTCACCTTTATTCCACTCAGCAAATACCTCGTGAAGTTCTTTTGCATCTAATCCTAGTACATTTTTCAAAATAAAGTAGGCTTCACAAATCAATTGCATGTCACCATATTCAATACCATTGTGGACCATTTTTACATAGTGGCCTGCACCGTTTGGACCGATATACGTACAGCAAGGATCGCCTTCCACTTTAGCAGAAATTGCTTCAAGGATCGGCTGTACAAGCTCATAAGCTTCTTTTTTACCGCCAGGCATAATAGAAGGACCTTTTAACGCGCCTTCCTCTCCACCTGAAACTCCCGTTCCGATGAAATGGAATCCTGCAGTTTCTAGTTCCTTATTACGTCTGATTGTATCTTGGAAGAATGTATTTCCTCCATCGATTAGAATATCGCCTTCTTCAAGAAATGGCTTTAAAGAATCAATGGTAGCATCTGTTGCAGTACCTGCTTTAACCATTAATAAAATTTTGCGAGGTTTTTCTAAAGAATGAACAAATTCTTCAACTGTACGTGCGCCAACAAAGTTCTTTCCTTCAGCTTCGTTCTTTAAGAACTCTTCTGTTTTGTCATAAGAACGGTTGAAAACAGCAACAGAATAACCGCGGCTTTCAATATTTAACGCAAGGTTCTTACCCATTACTGCCAAACCTACTACACCAATTTGTTGTTTAGACATTTTACTATCCCTCTTTCTCCTAATCCTATTTAGCAATGTTCACTCGCACTTTTGTAAAACACTTCATGATATTGCTAGATGATTCGACATAATATTCGTAATAAACATACCAATTCTGTATCTTGAAGTCCAGTAACTGTATCTGAATTAACGCTCTAAGAAATACTTTTCCGCATTATTGTACCCAATATTTCTTACCATTTGCTCAAGGTATTCCATATCATTAGGTGCTAGTCCTCTT from Neobacillus sp. CF12 encodes:
- the gndA gene encoding NADP-dependent phosphogluconate dehydrogenase; the protein is MSKQQIGVVGLAVMGKNLALNIESRGYSVAVFNRSYDKTEEFLKNEAEGKNFVGARTVEEFVHSLEKPRKILLMVKAGTATDATIDSLKPFLEEGDILIDGGNTFFQDTIRRNKELETAGFHFIGTGVSGGEEGALKGPSIMPGGKKEAYELVQPILEAISAKVEGDPCCTYIGPNGAGHYVKMVHNGIEYGDMQLICEAYFILKNVLGLDAKELHEVFAEWNKGELDSYLIEITADIFTKVDEETGKPMVDLILDTAGQKGTGKWTSQNALDLGVPLPIITESVFARFISAMKDERIKASKVLSGPEVRNFDGNKEELIEAVRKALYMSKIVSYAQGFAQMRAASEEYDWNLRYGDIAMIFRGGCIIRAQFLQKIKDAYDRDPELRNLLLDPYFKEIVENYQQPLRQVLAVAIERGIPVPSFASAIAYYDSYRTETLPANLLQAQRDYFGAHTYQRIDKDGVFHTNWME